In Ectothiorhodospira sp. BSL-9, a single window of DNA contains:
- a CDS encoding diguanylate cyclase, with amino-acid sequence MTISRLQTKTMGALLLVMLIMMLVIGLSSMVLIRDFSVRSATEHTRTAAEMIRVSLTEAMINDTIDRRASMLRRLAEVNSLNEVRVIRGEQVIEQYGEGLAMETGADDIDRQVLESGQPYFGLIGGLFGEEFRATIPYIASSNGDINCMACHQAPEGAALGAVTLTASVDHMKTAGMATALFLVAIMGLFAILSIAFLKRMLRPLVETTQEIRQAASLASSGDFSQRVRSRSHDEIGQIAIHFNQMADAITHKLTEIRDHVAQLVNTVPDPKANLLQETSSTVSGLVKVAQFKQAIEEDQTTEEVFFRLSEVLRTEFGMEHFSIYQVDREKRLMETVIVDGVPHDEIRWCHPDILEQCTTCRAVRTGHAIDGLENPNLCRAFSQDALADGRSYLCLPVIQSGGVGSVVQLVVPPQNIPALTRARPLISAYLREAAPVLQAKGLMASLRESSLKDAMTGLRNRRFLEEYSDSLVAQCKRRKMSMTLMMLDLDYFKTVNDTHGHDVGDQILRELAGIFPAHLRESDLVIRYGGEEFMVILLDTGAEAAVEVANKIREAVEAHPFKVAGGDLYKTLSIGLAAYPDDAQAFWQVLKYADVALYAAKDNGRNQVVRFMPEMWPPGGEY; translated from the coding sequence GTGACCATCAGTCGCCTGCAGACCAAGACCATGGGCGCCCTGCTTTTGGTCATGCTCATCATGATGCTGGTCATTGGGCTGTCCAGCATGGTGCTGATCCGGGATTTTTCTGTGCGCTCTGCCACCGAGCACACCCGCACGGCAGCAGAGATGATCCGTGTCTCCCTCACCGAAGCCATGATCAATGACACCATTGACCGCCGGGCCTCCATGCTCCGGCGGCTGGCGGAAGTGAACAGCCTCAATGAGGTGCGGGTCATCCGCGGCGAACAGGTGATCGAGCAGTATGGCGAGGGGCTGGCGATGGAGACCGGGGCCGATGACATCGACCGCCAGGTACTGGAGAGTGGGCAGCCGTATTTCGGGTTGATCGGGGGGCTGTTCGGCGAGGAGTTTCGCGCCACCATTCCCTACATTGCCTCCTCCAACGGCGACATCAACTGCATGGCCTGTCATCAGGCGCCCGAGGGGGCGGCCCTGGGTGCCGTGACCCTCACCGCATCCGTAGATCACATGAAGACCGCCGGCATGGCCACGGCCCTGTTTCTGGTGGCCATCATGGGGCTGTTTGCCATCCTGTCCATCGCCTTTCTGAAACGCATGCTCCGCCCCCTGGTAGAAACCACCCAGGAGATCCGTCAGGCTGCCAGCCTGGCCAGCAGCGGGGATTTCAGCCAGCGGGTACGCAGTCGCAGTCATGATGAGATCGGGCAGATCGCTATCCATTTCAATCAGATGGCCGATGCCATCACCCACAAACTCACCGAAATTCGGGATCACGTGGCCCAGTTGGTGAATACCGTGCCAGACCCCAAAGCCAACCTGCTGCAGGAGACCTCCTCCACCGTCTCCGGGCTGGTCAAAGTGGCTCAGTTCAAACAGGCCATCGAGGAGGATCAGACCACCGAGGAGGTATTCTTCCGCTTGAGCGAGGTCCTGCGCACCGAGTTTGGCATGGAGCATTTCTCCATCTACCAAGTGGACCGGGAAAAGCGCCTGATGGAGACGGTGATCGTGGATGGGGTGCCGCATGACGAGATACGTTGGTGCCATCCTGACATTCTGGAGCAATGCACCACCTGCCGGGCCGTGCGCACCGGTCATGCCATCGACGGCCTTGAAAATCCCAATCTATGCCGTGCGTTCAGCCAGGACGCCCTGGCCGATGGGCGCAGCTATCTCTGCCTGCCCGTCATCCAGTCCGGCGGCGTGGGCAGCGTGGTGCAACTGGTGGTGCCACCTCAGAACATCCCGGCGCTCACCCGTGCGCGCCCCCTGATCAGCGCCTATTTGCGCGAAGCGGCACCGGTGCTTCAGGCCAAGGGTTTGATGGCCAGCCTGCGCGAATCCAGTCTCAAGGACGCCATGACCGGCCTGCGCAACCGCCGTTTCCTGGAGGAGTATTCCGACAGCCTGGTGGCCCAATGCAAGCGTCGCAAGATGTCCATGACGCTGATGATGCTGGACCTGGACTATTTCAAGACGGTGAACGACACCCACGGGCACGATGTGGGCGACCAGATCCTGCGGGAGTTGGCCGGTATCTTCCCGGCTCACCTGCGCGAATCCGACCTGGTCATTCGCTACGGTGGTGAGGAGTTCATGGTCATCCTGCTGGATACCGGCGCCGAAGCGGCCGTGGAAGTGGCCAACAAGATCCGCGAGGCGGTGGAGGCACACCCCTTCAAGGTGGCAGGTGGTGACCTTTACAAGACTCTCTCCATCGGTCTGGCAGCCTACCCGGACGATGCCCAGGCCTTCTGGCAGGTGCTCAAATATGCCGACGTGGCCCTATATGCCGCCAAGGATAACGGCCGCAATCAGGTGGTACGCTTCATGCCGGAAATGTGGCCCCCGGGTGGGGAGTATTGA
- a CDS encoding methyl-accepting chemotaxis protein, which produces MLSSLTIGRKLAASFTIVLLILLMIALVGWNGLNRMGDAQARVADTYEQAIFQVEKEVDHLVWVNDLANVFVLGTEFQGQLDYTQCDFGQWYYSFRDSDAFDQAPSDFRRTFNAIEQPHRELHQTAIRILRAVENGDRQQGLDIYQGQTLGHLETLRGLLDDLGDGLTRQRGVVNAQAERTAVASTTTMSVAALAALALAVLLGWLLTRAIVTPLKNTTAHLQSIAEGDGDLTQRLPVQGRDEVADLSRAFNGFADRVHGLVKQVVGASAQLAAAAEELSATSGETRQQVRNQQSEVEQVATAMNEMATTVQEVARNASEAASTTRSTDEQSREGTQEVERTIETIQALARQVEESAEVIGTVSADSDEIGKVLDVIRGIAEQTNLLALNAAIEAARAGEQGRGFAVVADEVRTLASRTQSSTNEVQEMIERLQSGAARAVKSMGEGRSKARAGVEQAARAGEYLQVISRSIGTINDMNAQIASAAEEQSAVAEEVNRNVVNISDGVEHTASGAEQISAASEELARLAADLQNRVGSFKV; this is translated from the coding sequence ATGCTGTCTTCCCTGACCATCGGCCGCAAGCTGGCGGCCTCCTTCACGATCGTTCTTTTGATCCTGCTGATGATCGCGCTGGTGGGATGGAATGGCCTGAATCGCATGGGCGACGCCCAGGCGCGTGTGGCGGACACTTACGAGCAGGCCATCTTCCAGGTGGAAAAGGAGGTGGATCACCTGGTCTGGGTCAACGATCTGGCCAATGTCTTTGTATTGGGTACCGAATTTCAGGGGCAGCTGGACTATACCCAATGCGACTTCGGGCAGTGGTACTACAGTTTTCGGGACAGCGACGCCTTTGATCAGGCCCCCAGCGATTTCCGGCGTACCTTCAACGCCATCGAGCAACCCCACCGCGAACTCCACCAGACGGCCATCCGCATCCTGCGAGCCGTGGAAAACGGTGATCGTCAACAGGGACTGGACATCTACCAGGGGCAGACCCTGGGCCATCTGGAGACACTCCGGGGTTTGCTGGACGACCTGGGTGACGGGCTTACGCGTCAGCGAGGGGTCGTGAATGCTCAGGCGGAGCGTACCGCCGTGGCATCCACCACCACCATGAGTGTCGCTGCCCTGGCAGCGTTGGCCCTGGCTGTGCTGTTGGGCTGGCTGTTGACCCGGGCCATCGTTACGCCCCTGAAGAATACAACGGCTCATCTGCAGTCCATCGCCGAGGGCGATGGGGATCTGACTCAGCGCCTGCCGGTGCAGGGGCGCGACGAGGTGGCCGACCTGTCCCGAGCCTTCAACGGGTTCGCCGATCGCGTGCATGGCCTGGTGAAGCAGGTGGTAGGGGCCTCCGCGCAGTTGGCGGCGGCGGCCGAGGAACTGTCTGCCACCAGTGGCGAGACGCGTCAGCAGGTGCGTAACCAGCAGTCAGAGGTGGAACAGGTGGCCACCGCCATGAACGAGATGGCAACCACGGTCCAGGAAGTGGCCCGCAATGCCTCGGAGGCGGCCAGCACCACGCGAAGCACCGATGAGCAGTCCAGGGAAGGCACTCAGGAAGTGGAGCGCACCATCGAAACCATCCAGGCACTGGCCCGGCAGGTGGAAGAGTCCGCCGAGGTCATCGGTACCGTGTCGGCCGACAGCGACGAGATCGGCAAGGTGCTGGATGTGATCCGTGGAATCGCCGAGCAGACCAACCTGCTCGCCCTGAACGCCGCCATCGAGGCCGCGCGGGCCGGTGAGCAGGGGCGGGGCTTTGCGGTGGTGGCCGACGAGGTTCGGACCCTGGCCTCCCGCACTCAGTCCTCCACCAACGAGGTTCAGGAAATGATCGAACGCCTGCAGTCCGGTGCCGCCCGGGCGGTCAAGTCCATGGGCGAAGGGCGCAGCAAGGCGCGGGCAGGCGTTGAGCAGGCGGCCCGGGCAGGCGAATACCTGCAGGTGATCAGTCGTTCCATTGGGACCATCAACGACATGAACGCCCAGATCGCCAGTGCCGCCGAGGAACAATCGGCAGTGGCCGAGGAGGTCAACCGTAACGTGGTCAATATCAGCGATGGGGTCGAGCACACTGCCTCGGGCGCCGAACAGATCTCTGCCGCCAGTGAGGAGTTGGCACGCCTCGCCGCGGATCTGCAAAACCGCGTGGGAAGCTTCAAGGTCTGA
- a CDS encoding helix-turn-helix domain-containing protein produces the protein MMHPIEDLLAQPEGKQLEFKRDLSSPKPLLKTLVAFSNTAGGQLIVGVADDGEIVGVADPLDAEERLTSLIADSIFPRLLPNIELFTVGEHTLLRIEVFLSSSRPHFLKALGPDHGVLVRLGSSNRQADARLIEEMQRQVRGTSFDAQPMTELSIEDLDQAAIQQAFGSDAPLGEAKLRTLRLLMPYQGRLVPSVGGILLFGRERQWHFSDAWVQCGRFRGTDKIEIFDQTEIHEPLPQAVHSIELFLKKHAFKSAEFGAMRRRDVWSIPLTMLREAVINALVHCDYSQQGSPIRIAFFDDRIEIESPGLLMPGMTIDEMKRGVSMIRNPVIARVFRELGLIEQWGSGVKRIFAEAAAQGLREPGIEEIANRIRLSVWLAAPFAIQDGADVPSTETQSMPVRLESRLESRLESGLAARVMLTLQEAPLGKATIAERLGHKGVSGELNKQIRRLRQQDLIEMTLPETPNSRLQQYRMTAKGQQYLKDLK, from the coding sequence ATGATGCACCCAATCGAGGATCTGCTTGCCCAGCCGGAAGGCAAACAGCTGGAGTTCAAGCGCGATCTCTCATCTCCCAAGCCTTTGCTGAAAACCCTGGTGGCCTTCTCCAACACAGCGGGCGGCCAACTCATCGTCGGTGTGGCGGATGATGGCGAAATCGTGGGAGTAGCGGATCCGCTGGACGCGGAAGAGCGTCTGACCAGCCTGATCGCCGACAGCATCTTCCCCCGCCTGCTGCCAAACATCGAGCTGTTCACGGTAGGGGAACACACCCTGCTGCGCATCGAGGTGTTCCTGAGCAGTTCGCGACCCCACTTTCTCAAGGCCCTCGGGCCGGATCATGGCGTGCTGGTCCGACTCGGGTCGAGTAATCGCCAGGCCGATGCGCGCCTGATTGAAGAAATGCAACGCCAGGTGCGCGGAACCAGCTTCGACGCGCAACCCATGACGGAACTGTCGATCGAGGATCTGGACCAGGCGGCCATCCAGCAGGCCTTCGGCAGTGATGCGCCCCTGGGCGAAGCCAAGTTGCGCACCCTGCGGCTGTTGATGCCGTATCAAGGGCGCCTGGTGCCCAGTGTGGGCGGCATCCTGCTGTTTGGTCGTGAGCGTCAGTGGCATTTTTCAGATGCCTGGGTGCAGTGCGGTCGATTTCGTGGCACGGACAAGATCGAGATCTTCGACCAGACGGAGATCCATGAACCCCTGCCGCAAGCCGTCCACAGCATCGAGCTGTTTCTCAAGAAGCATGCCTTCAAGAGCGCGGAGTTCGGGGCCATGCGCCGCCGCGACGTGTGGAGCATCCCGCTGACCATGCTGCGCGAGGCAGTCATCAATGCCCTGGTGCATTGCGACTACTCGCAGCAGGGCAGCCCGATTCGGATCGCGTTTTTCGATGATCGTATCGAGATCGAAAGTCCCGGCCTGCTGATGCCCGGCATGACCATCGACGAGATGAAGCGGGGCGTTTCCATGATTCGCAATCCCGTGATCGCCCGCGTGTTCCGCGAACTCGGGCTGATTGAACAGTGGGGGAGCGGGGTCAAGCGTATCTTTGCCGAGGCGGCGGCCCAGGGGCTGCGTGAGCCTGGCATCGAGGAGATCGCTAACCGCATACGGTTGAGTGTCTGGCTGGCGGCACCATTTGCCATACAAGACGGTGCAGACGTGCCCTCGACAGAGACTCAGTCGATGCCAGTACGGCTAGAGTCGCGGCTAGAGTCGCGGCTAGAGTCGGGGTTGGCGGCCAGAGTGATGCTGACTCTTCAAGAGGCGCCACTGGGCAAGGCCACCATCGCCGAGCGGCTGGGCCATAAGGGAGTGTCCGGTGAACTCAATAAACAGATTCGCCGCTTGCGGCAACAAGATCTGATCGAGATGACGCTGCCTGAGACACCTAACAGTCGCCTTCAGCAGTACCGTATGACCGCAAAGGGCCAGCAATACCTCAAGGATCTCAAATGA
- a CDS encoding transposase yields the protein MQPQDLSVSALFNGLAERLGPLFPRSETRDRALFYVQGLLSHCERKNGWHLAEWLGDKSPDGVQYLLDRARWDADAARDVLRQWVIDT from the coding sequence ATGCAACCACAGGATCTTTCTGTCTCAGCATTGTTCAATGGCCTGGCGGAACGTTTAGGTCCGCTCTTTCCCCGCTCGGAAACGCGCGATCGTGCACTATTTTATGTTCAGGGCTTGCTCAGTCATTGCGAACGAAAAAATGGCTGGCACCTCGCCGAATGGCTCGGAGATAAATCCCCAGATGGGGTGCAGTATCTGTTGGATCGTGCCCGCTGGGATGCGGATGCGGCGCGTGATGTCCTCCGCCAGTGGGTCATCGATACATGA
- a CDS encoding diguanylate cyclase yields the protein MEVQEGDTISGSDGPGAEPSDGPRSSPCISLENELLEAQRIAQVGSWLSDFQEDVIRWSPEVYRIFGLSPDAWHATHEAFMSLVHPEDQDRVQAAVDAALAGDAYDIEHRILRPDGTIRIVRERGKVEFDDAGRPLRMIGTVHDITDRKWQEEELRRREMRFRLVQQAARFGIWEWDLAEDRIHWDANCWNMLGYASDTPGALSYAQWRAMVHPDDLKDVDEQWRRQLMVNDRFTIEFRYERAHGGWAWVQGRGQVIEYDDEGQPRRLMGTHVEISQIKRAEQQAHQAQQRAQAYLNTAGVIMLTLGRNGIIEMANQRACSTLKCDARSIIGLDWFEQFVPERYRHDMRARFNAMMTNHILRLHESRMDSPILTRTGEKRWIRWTAVTLRDERGLPEAVLCSGEDITEQRQAWQEKEKIVQILEAAPDIVCSCDEQGRIHYMNRAGLAFWDLPEGLPQPGGPAPVSLQDLQPDRAIQRVLKEGFPAALQSGHWCGESVIIDAQGEETPVHQTVVAHPPENGDALRFSTLIRDISLQKRYERELHRQAFEDTLTAIPNRRHFESVLERELQRAERYGHPFSVMLLDVDHFKSLNDRFGHEVGDEVLYALAQCLDRCRRAADVLARWGGEEFIALLPETSQEQAAQAAEGMRRRIEEKAFKTVGRVTISLGVAQFCPGETMRDLIRRTDQALYQAKSQGRNQVVSFTPQM from the coding sequence ATGGAAGTCCAGGAGGGCGACACGATCAGCGGCAGTGATGGGCCTGGCGCTGAACCATCGGACGGTCCCAGATCTTCCCCCTGCATCTCCCTTGAGAACGAACTACTGGAGGCACAGCGCATTGCCCAGGTGGGCAGTTGGCTGTCGGATTTCCAGGAGGACGTGATTCGTTGGTCTCCGGAGGTTTACCGGATTTTTGGGCTTTCTCCCGATGCCTGGCATGCCACCCACGAGGCCTTCATGTCACTGGTGCACCCCGAGGATCAAGACAGGGTGCAGGCGGCCGTTGATGCCGCGCTCGCGGGGGATGCCTACGATATCGAGCACCGCATTCTGCGCCCCGACGGGACCATACGCATCGTCCGTGAACGCGGCAAAGTGGAGTTTGATGATGCCGGCCGACCGCTACGAATGATCGGCACCGTGCACGATATTACCGATCGCAAATGGCAGGAGGAGGAACTGCGCCGCAGAGAGATGCGGTTTCGCCTCGTTCAACAGGCGGCGCGATTCGGTATCTGGGAATGGGATTTGGCCGAAGACCGGATCCACTGGGACGCCAACTGCTGGAACATGCTCGGCTATGCGTCCGATACCCCCGGCGCGTTGAGTTACGCCCAGTGGCGGGCCATGGTGCATCCCGATGACCTGAAGGACGTGGACGAACAGTGGCGTCGTCAGCTGATGGTAAATGATCGTTTCACCATCGAGTTTCGCTACGAGCGTGCCCATGGCGGCTGGGCATGGGTGCAGGGCCGCGGTCAGGTTATCGAATATGATGATGAAGGCCAGCCCCGGCGATTGATGGGCACCCACGTGGAGATCAGCCAGATCAAGCGTGCTGAACAACAAGCCCATCAGGCCCAGCAACGCGCCCAGGCGTATCTGAACACTGCCGGGGTGATCATGCTGACCCTCGGGAGGAATGGCATCATCGAAATGGCCAATCAGCGCGCCTGCAGCACCCTGAAATGCGATGCGCGGTCCATTATCGGCCTGGACTGGTTTGAGCAGTTTGTGCCCGAGCGTTATCGCCATGACATGCGGGCACGATTCAACGCCATGATGACGAATCATATCCTGCGGCTTCATGAGTCCAGGATGGATTCCCCCATCCTGACGCGCACCGGAGAAAAACGCTGGATTCGTTGGACGGCTGTGACCCTGAGGGATGAACGCGGACTCCCCGAGGCGGTCCTCTGCTCGGGAGAGGACATCACGGAACAGCGTCAGGCCTGGCAGGAGAAGGAGAAGATCGTACAGATCCTGGAAGCGGCGCCGGATATCGTATGCTCCTGTGATGAACAAGGCCGTATTCATTACATGAATCGAGCCGGCCTGGCGTTCTGGGATTTGCCGGAGGGTCTCCCGCAGCCTGGTGGGCCAGCGCCCGTTTCCCTGCAGGATTTGCAGCCGGACCGGGCGATTCAGCGGGTGCTGAAGGAGGGTTTTCCGGCAGCCTTGCAGTCCGGGCATTGGTGCGGCGAGTCGGTCATCATCGATGCCCAGGGAGAAGAAACACCCGTTCACCAGACGGTGGTGGCGCATCCGCCGGAAAACGGCGATGCCTTGCGCTTTTCAACCCTGATACGGGACATCAGCCTGCAAAAGCGCTACGAGAGGGAACTGCATCGGCAAGCCTTCGAGGATACCCTGACAGCCATCCCCAATCGGCGCCATTTCGAAAGCGTGCTGGAAAGGGAACTGCAGCGGGCAGAACGCTATGGTCACCCGTTCTCCGTCATGCTCCTGGATGTGGATCATTTCAAATCACTCAATGATCGCTTTGGCCACGAAGTGGGCGACGAAGTCTTGTACGCGCTGGCGCAATGCCTCGACCGATGCCGACGGGCTGCAGATGTGCTCGCCCGCTGGGGTGGAGAGGAGTTCATCGCCCTGTTGCCCGAGACATCGCAGGAACAGGCTGCTCAGGCGGCAGAGGGCATGCGACGTCGCATTGAGGAAAAGGCCTTCAAGACGGTTGGGCGCGTGACGATCAGTCTCGGTGTTGCCCAATTCTGTCCTGGCGAGACGATGCGCGATCTCATCAGACGCACCGATCAGGCGCTTTACCAAGCCAAGAGCCAGGGACGAAACCAGGTGGTGAGTTTCACACCGCAGATGTGA
- a CDS encoding IS3 family transposase (programmed frameshift) has protein sequence MSRKRKQYSADFKAKVALEALKGEQTTSELAARFEIHPTMVSQWRRELLDKATGIFEGKGGGKAAQKTQEEIDTLYREIGKLTVERDFLSRRPRSLSRAQRQALVEPQAVDVSVRRQCQLLDISRSSVYYRPKPTQDSDLELMRLIDEEYLRRPFYGSRRMRAYLNRLSHPVNRKRVQRLMRQMGLHAVYPRPRTSRPGEGHQIYPYLLRDLVIDRPNQVWATDVTFIPMARGFMYLVAIMDWHSRRVLSWRVSNTLDTDFCIDALEEALARHGRPEIFNTDQGCQFTSKAFTQVLKDHKIQISMDGKGCYQDNIFVERLWRSVKYECVYLKAFDNGVHLRQDLKQYFTWYNAERPHQGLDDATPDEVYFNQPLTRAA, from the exons ATGAGCAGGAAACGCAAGCAATACAGCGCCGACTTCAAGGCCAAGGTGGCCCTTGAAGCCCTCAAAGGGGAACAGACCACCTCGGAGCTGGCAGCCCGCTTCGAGATCCATCCGACCATGGTGAGTCAGTGGCGGCGTGAGTTGCTGGACAAGGCGACGGGGATCTTCGAGGGCAAGGGTGGGGGCAAGGCGGCCCAGAAGACTCAGGAGGAGATCGACACCCTGTACCGTGAGATCGGCAAGCTGACGGTGGAACGCGATTTTTTATCACGCAGGC CTCGGTCGTTGAGCCGGGCCCAGCGACAGGCCCTGGTGGAGCCGCAGGCGGTTGATGTCAGCGTCCGGCGACAGTGTCAGTTGCTCGACATCAGCCGTTCTTCGGTGTACTACCGGCCCAAGCCGACCCAGGATAGCGACCTGGAGCTGATGCGCCTGATTGACGAGGAATACCTGCGAAGGCCGTTCTATGGTTCGCGGCGGATGAGGGCCTACCTCAACCGCTTGAGCCACCCGGTAAACCGCAAGCGAGTCCAGCGGCTGATGCGCCAGATGGGCCTGCACGCCGTGTATCCGAGGCCGCGCACCAGTCGACCGGGCGAGGGCCACCAGATCTATCCCTACCTGCTGCGGGATCTGGTGATCGATCGTCCCAACCAGGTCTGGGCGACCGATGTGACGTTCATCCCGATGGCCCGGGGGTTCATGTACCTGGTGGCCATCATGGACTGGCACAGTCGTCGTGTGCTCTCCTGGCGTGTGTCGAACACCCTGGACACCGACTTCTGCATTGATGCCCTTGAGGAGGCTCTGGCACGCCATGGGCGACCCGAGATATTCAACACGGACCAAGGCTGCCAGTTCACCAGCAAGGCGTTCACCCAGGTGCTGAAAGACCACAAAATCCAGATCAGCATGGACGGTAAGGGCTGTTACCAGGACAACATCTTTGTGGAGCGGCTCTGGCGCAGCGTGAAGTACGAGTGCGTCTACCTGAAGGCCTTTGATAATGGCGTCCACTTACGCCAGGATCTGAAGCAGTACTTCACCTGGTACAACGCCGAGCGGCCCCATCAGGGGCTGGACGACGCAACACCGGATGAGGTTTACTTCAACCAACCTCTGACTCGGGCGGCCTGA
- a CDS encoding TraI domain-containing protein: protein MNALTSWITRSLGHQPGRSLHGTDAVGSPSLLIPIQDAQTLFTPTHRQAVLAQIARLTGLPGPHHQALVLWPIRQYASFVQQLPASQAHHHASLGGLLDHTLEVIHQALLIRRGRLLPIGGEPERIARQHDLWTYAVAMAALLHDLGKTAVDQWVTLYGADGQSIGTWDPLAGPMTGVPRCHAYTVTYRPRRRHGFHERVTPLLVHHIMPTRGLAWLASEQALFAQAYPKFFDDDDRERGMSERSDTIHAIPGQLWGQQNLENLFLTYSSDTYRALSVAIRPPEKTKNQALAGRFPGYHTKRPTTPQVLDFFAHPGGISWCGGVQPPCSRRAPQYSPPGGHISGMKRTT, encoded by the coding sequence ATGAACGCCCTGACCTCCTGGATCACACGCTCCCTGGGCCATCAGCCGGGCAGAAGCCTTCACGGCACGGACGCGGTAGGATCGCCATCGCTCCTGATACCGATCCAGGACGCGCAGACCCTCTTCACACCCACACACCGCCAGGCCGTGCTGGCCCAGATTGCCAGGTTGACCGGCCTGCCCGGCCCACATCATCAGGCCCTGGTCTTGTGGCCTATCCGGCAATACGCCAGCTTCGTGCAGCAATTGCCCGCCTCCCAGGCCCACCATCATGCGAGCCTGGGAGGGCTGCTTGATCATACCCTCGAGGTGATCCATCAGGCCCTGCTGATCCGCCGTGGGCGATTGCTGCCGATCGGCGGCGAGCCTGAGCGCATTGCCAGGCAGCATGATCTGTGGACCTATGCGGTGGCCATGGCCGCCCTGCTCCATGACCTGGGTAAAACGGCGGTGGATCAGTGGGTCACCCTATATGGGGCCGATGGCCAATCCATCGGCACCTGGGATCCCCTGGCCGGCCCCATGACAGGCGTGCCGCGCTGCCATGCTTACACGGTGACCTACAGACCACGGCGGCGTCATGGCTTTCATGAGCGGGTCACGCCCCTGCTGGTCCATCACATCATGCCGACCCGCGGATTGGCTTGGCTGGCCTCGGAACAGGCGCTCTTCGCCCAAGCCTATCCGAAGTTCTTTGATGATGACGATCGGGAGAGAGGGATGTCCGAACGCTCAGATACTATTCATGCGATACCGGGGCAACTCTGGGGGCAACAAAATTTAGAAAATTTATTTTTGACTTATTCATCAGATACTTATAGAGCGCTTTCGGTAGCCATCCGCCCACCAGAAAAAACCAAAAATCAAGCACTTGCGGGACGTTTTCCGGGCTATCACACCAAACGGCCAACCACCCCTCAAGTGCTTGATTTTTTTGCCCACCCCGGCGGGATCTCATGGTGCGGTGGTGTGCAGCCTCCCTGCTCCAGGCGCGCGCCTCAATACTCCCCACCCGGGGGCCACATTTCCGGCATGAAGCGTACCACCTGA
- a CDS encoding peroxidase family protein has product MMELDSLYGAGPAAQPYLYDGEGRFLTSAEGDHDVLRNHRGTAIIGDPRNDENLIVSQLHLAFAKFHNQVFDEEAGRDFEEAQRLVRWHYQWIVLHDYLPRICGQARVDDILDHGRRYYWFAEEPYMPVEFSVAAFRFGHSQVRAGYRINATAGGARLFPAEADAPRDEGLSDLRGGVPVAREHTVDWSSFLGDGQGVQPSRLINSRLNESLLFLPDSVVPPGIPDEARSLAARNLKRGAAFSLPSGQSVAACMGADVLSQEELWGHVSGLPTPLPVPAPLWYYILREAEMRESGQHLGEVGGQIVAEVLIGLLEGDRASFVNHAPHWRPTLPSKEEGHFTLEDLVNIAQRSHQSQAAA; this is encoded by the coding sequence ATGATGGAACTGGATTCCCTTTACGGGGCAGGTCCGGCGGCCCAGCCCTACCTTTATGATGGTGAGGGCCGGTTCCTCACATCGGCCGAGGGCGATCATGATGTCCTCAGGAACCATCGTGGCACCGCCATCATTGGCGATCCCCGAAACGATGAGAATCTCATTGTCTCCCAACTGCACCTGGCCTTTGCCAAATTCCACAATCAGGTATTTGACGAGGAGGCAGGCCGGGATTTCGAGGAGGCCCAGAGACTCGTACGGTGGCATTATCAGTGGATTGTCCTGCACGACTATTTGCCACGTATCTGTGGTCAGGCGCGGGTGGACGACATCTTGGATCACGGGCGCCGCTACTACTGGTTTGCCGAAGAGCCATACATGCCGGTGGAATTTAGCGTCGCCGCCTTCCGCTTCGGACACAGTCAGGTACGGGCCGGCTACCGCATCAACGCTACCGCAGGTGGGGCACGACTGTTCCCGGCCGAGGCAGATGCGCCGCGAGACGAGGGACTCAGCGATCTTCGTGGCGGAGTGCCTGTTGCCAGGGAACACACGGTGGACTGGTCGAGTTTTCTGGGAGATGGCCAGGGTGTTCAGCCCAGTCGCCTGATCAACTCCCGGCTCAATGAGTCGTTGCTATTTCTGCCGGATTCGGTGGTGCCACCGGGCATACCGGATGAGGCACGCTCACTCGCCGCCCGCAATCTCAAACGGGGTGCTGCCTTTTCCTTGCCGTCGGGGCAATCGGTGGCAGCCTGCATGGGGGCCGATGTGCTCAGCCAGGAGGAACTCTGGGGCCATGTGTCCGGACTGCCAACACCCCTGCCAGTACCCGCACCGTTGTGGTACTACATCCTGCGCGAAGCCGAAATGCGCGAGTCCGGCCAGCACTTGGGCGAGGTGGGTGGCCAGATCGTGGCCGAGGTGCTGATTGGTCTTCTGGAAGGAGATCGGGCGAGCTTCGTTAATCACGCCCCCCATTGGAGACCCACCTTGCCCTCCAAGGAAGAAGGGCACTTCACACTGGAAGATCTGGTCAACATTGCCCAGCGCAGTCACCAATCCCAGGCCGCCGCCTGA